In a single window of the candidate division WOR-3 bacterium genome:
- a CDS encoding UvrD-helicase domain-containing protein: MIKSKIVLSPAGSGKTERLAQRYIELLENGVLPERILTITFTEKAAAEMKARILQILKEKNPDAYKKILEKSFLLRIQTIDSFCYSLLRRFAHLCGYEYDLEVLPDSSYLQRLSIAGAMSKIEKLGPDSQAYQDLLSIITNKVNDKQFQGWKIIEELFEALYAKHISQERIQLAPIERLSELPQIIEELKNHPITNQKIENFTRLILDSLENERIEEIKKNLEEVKGTFLQKSGNRRTNKKNYSEDEWYQKMFNYYLIVNQLSRQIWLKQVLDLFKNYFLEEFYRLKKENNVVDFADLEILTYKILTEDSNWANILYFFDEHTDHILVDEFQDTSFLQWAIIKKLTEEWFSGLGIKQERQIKPTIFLVGDDKQSIYMFRNAHAEIFNYAKSYLEKCLKDEFDFEEVTSNYRSLRAIIDFTNRLFSQLMSPDPQYMSRKIIYKPFECKRNNSNCGIVEIILIPTDGAKKDRRKEAETLAKKILSIVNAPIVYNKEEKPQQAKFRDIAVLLRSRTYLDIYEQVFREYRIPFVVIKGIGFYSSLEISLLRELLNVLVNPDNDYSLYVILKSPIFGFTEKELLKISQYQYNGMISSLWRRLQTCAANDRFYKECVEKLTNWVSAVGQKPIGEIIREIFDTQNMWNVFWEDERAVNIKKFLVIVEELEKAGLSPVSITDYFEKATRNTEEPKANVNTEGRDVVKIMTIHAAKGLQFPIVFLPALDKRIDNVEQNKEDAKLIITEKDDTRIIVAYEPESGFRKLLQIYKEIDDQEAEEEKRIFYVGVTRARDVLYLSGIDKVNSNPSESWLNWLKIHLGINYNENKYRLDKDYNIKGLSITTDREIHEFFVNQNIELPQIAIAKKESYIQELLATKDYEWRVVTEELPEVSCELRRKHGEYWLIIGEILHKIFEALSRGLLSFRPDEIVEFTQKELLSKYFLIDSTVKSVVINEIKRQMSVIETSEILEIIMPPKTNEQKAFCELPFIFTKNGTIYSGRVDRVIIDQSGAFVYDYKTFPVTDKEIPALINSYRKQIKLYEGAIREIFSVATTRGFLIFTAIGKIREVL; the protein is encoded by the coding sequence ATGATCAAGAGTAAAATTGTTTTATCTCCAGCCGGTTCAGGTAAAACCGAACGCCTTGCTCAACGTTATATAGAACTGTTGGAAAACGGTGTTTTACCCGAACGGATACTAACGATTACTTTTACAGAAAAGGCGGCAGCGGAAATGAAAGCGCGGATCTTACAAATTCTAAAAGAAAAAAATCCTGATGCATATAAAAAAATTCTTGAAAAATCATTTCTCTTACGAATTCAAACCATCGATTCTTTTTGCTATTCACTTCTTCGCCGTTTTGCTCATCTCTGTGGATATGAGTATGATTTAGAAGTTCTTCCGGATAGTTCTTATCTTCAAAGATTATCTATTGCTGGGGCGATGTCAAAAATCGAAAAATTAGGACCCGACTCTCAAGCATACCAGGATCTTTTATCAATAATAACTAATAAAGTAAATGATAAACAATTCCAGGGCTGGAAAATAATCGAAGAATTATTTGAAGCATTATATGCTAAACACATAAGTCAAGAACGAATCCAGCTGGCACCTATTGAAAGACTGAGCGAGTTACCACAAATTATTGAGGAATTAAAAAACCACCCGATAACAAACCAAAAAATAGAGAATTTCACACGTTTGATTCTAGATTCGCTTGAAAATGAACGGATCGAGGAAATCAAAAAAAATCTTGAAGAAGTAAAGGGCACGTTTTTACAAAAATCAGGCAATCGTCGTACAAATAAAAAAAATTACTCTGAAGATGAATGGTATCAGAAAATGTTTAATTATTATTTAATCGTAAATCAACTAAGCAGACAAATATGGCTTAAGCAAGTTTTAGATCTTTTTAAAAATTATTTTCTTGAAGAATTTTACCGTCTAAAGAAAGAAAATAATGTGGTCGACTTTGCGGATTTAGAAATTCTTACGTATAAAATTTTGACCGAAGATTCAAATTGGGCTAATATTCTTTATTTTTTTGATGAACACACAGATCATATTTTAGTAGATGAATTTCAAGATACAAGTTTTCTGCAGTGGGCAATTATTAAAAAACTTACAGAAGAATGGTTTTCGGGTTTGGGGATCAAACAAGAACGGCAAATAAAGCCAACTATATTTTTGGTAGGCGACGATAAACAATCTATATATATGTTTAGAAATGCCCATGCCGAGATTTTCAATTATGCAAAATCATACCTAGAAAAATGTCTAAAAGATGAGTTTGATTTCGAAGAGGTTACTAGTAATTATCGGAGTCTTCGAGCTATAATTGATTTTACAAATCGATTATTTAGTCAATTGATGTCGCCCGATCCTCAATATATGTCTCGAAAAATTATATACAAACCATTTGAATGTAAACGAAACAATTCTAATTGTGGAATCGTTGAAATTATTCTCATTCCTACTGACGGTGCAAAAAAAGATCGCAGGAAAGAAGCAGAAACTTTGGCCAAAAAAATCTTATCGATTGTTAATGCACCGATTGTTTACAATAAAGAAGAAAAACCCCAACAAGCTAAATTTAGAGATATAGCAGTGCTCCTTAGAAGTCGCACATATCTCGATATTTACGAACAGGTGTTCAGGGAATACCGTATACCGTTTGTAGTAATTAAAGGTATCGGATTTTACTCGTCACTTGAAATTTCATTACTCAGGGAGTTATTAAATGTTCTTGTTAATCCGGATAATGATTATAGTTTATATGTTATACTTAAAAGTCCCATTTTTGGCTTTACTGAAAAAGAATTGCTGAAAATTTCACAATACCAATACAATGGTATGATAAGCTCGCTCTGGCGACGGTTGCAAACCTGCGCAGCAAATGACCGATTTTATAAAGAATGTGTGGAGAAACTGACAAATTGGGTATCTGCAGTTGGACAGAAGCCAATTGGAGAAATTATCCGGGAAATTTTCGATACGCAAAACATGTGGAATGTTTTCTGGGAAGATGAGAGGGCGGTGAACATAAAAAAATTTTTAGTTATAGTGGAAGAATTAGAAAAGGCCGGACTATCCCCGGTTTCTATTACTGATTATTTTGAAAAAGCCACTCGAAATACAGAAGAACCAAAAGCTAATGTTAATACAGAAGGAAGGGATGTTGTAAAAATAATGACAATTCATGCAGCAAAGGGGCTCCAGTTTCCAATTGTATTTTTGCCAGCGCTCGACAAACGCATTGACAATGTAGAACAAAACAAAGAAGATGCTAAACTAATAATTACCGAAAAGGACGATACCCGAATAATAGTAGCTTATGAGCCCGAAAGCGGATTTCGCAAGTTACTACAGATATATAAGGAAATAGACGATCAAGAAGCAGAAGAAGAAAAACGAATATTTTACGTTGGAGTAACTAGAGCACGAGATGTATTATATCTTTCAGGAATAGACAAAGTAAATTCAAACCCCAGCGAATCGTGGTTAAATTGGTTAAAAATTCACCTAGGGATCAATTATAACGAAAATAAATATCGGCTTGATAAGGATTATAATATAAAAGGATTGTCAATAACTACTGACCGAGAAATTCACGAATTTTTTGTTAATCAAAATATAGAACTTCCCCAAATTGCGATTGCTAAAAAAGAAAGTTATATTCAGGAACTATTAGCGACAAAAGATTATGAATGGCGAGTTGTTACTGAAGAACTTCCCGAGGTGTCTTGTGAACTTCGTAGAAAACATGGCGAATATTGGTTAATAATTGGTGAAATTTTGCATAAAATATTTGAAGCTCTTTCACGAGGTCTCTTGAGTTTTAGACCAGACGAGATCGTTGAGTTTACACAAAAAGAATTGTTGTCAAAATATTTTTTGATAGATTCGACAGTTAAAAGTGTCGTTATAAATGAAATAAAACGCCAAATGTCTGTAATTGAAACATCGGAAATACTTGAAATAATAATGCCTCCAAAAACTAATGAACAAAAAGCATTTTGCGAATTGCCTTTTATTTTTACTAAAAACGGTACAATATATAGTGGACGAGTTGATCGCGTAATTATTGATCAAAGCGGCGCTTTCGTTTATGACTATAAAACTTTTCCTGTTACCGACAAAGAAATCCCGGCATTGATAAATAGTTATCGAAAACAAATAAAACTATATGAAGGCGCAATAAGAGAAATATTTTCCGTAGCTACCACCAGAGGTTTTTTAATTTTTACTGCGATAGGGAAAATCCGGGAGGTGTTGTGA
- the asnS gene encoding asparagine--tRNA ligase: MIKKKAVLIRDIGRYEGQEVTLAGWVYNRRSSGKVRFVLVRDGTGIIQCVFSEKDVIPDIFELADRIPQESSIYIKGTVRQDPRAPGGYELVVSDLEVIQLAEDYPITPKEHGIEFLMKYRHLWLRSKRQHAIILIRARLIRAIRDFFDNQGFILVDTPILTPAAVEGTTTLFEVDYFGMKTYLTQSGQLYNEPNAAAFNKVYCFGPTFRAEKSKTRRHLTEFWMVEPEVAFADLEDIMELAEDFVCYIVERVLSECTEQFKVLERDISKLEAIKKPFPRLTYTEAVEKLNQHGNPTQWGDDFGGDEETILSCLYDRPLMITHYPAQCKAFYMKRDPNDEKLALGVDVLAPEGYGEIIGGGQREDDLKTLEKRIEEYNLPKEAFEWYLDTRRYGTFPHSGFGLGVERTLAWLCGLSHVRETIPYPRMLEKIYP; encoded by the coding sequence ATGATAAAGAAGAAAGCGGTCCTGATTCGCGATATTGGGCGCTACGAAGGTCAAGAGGTTACTTTAGCCGGTTGGGTGTATAATCGCCGGTCTTCGGGTAAAGTCCGATTTGTTTTAGTGCGGGATGGTACGGGTATCATCCAGTGTGTCTTCTCAGAAAAAGATGTGATCCCAGACATCTTTGAACTCGCCGATCGCATTCCCCAGGAGTCCTCAATCTATATAAAAGGCACCGTGCGCCAAGATCCTCGCGCTCCGGGTGGTTATGAACTGGTGGTTTCAGACCTTGAGGTAATTCAACTGGCTGAGGATTATCCGATTACGCCTAAAGAGCATGGTATCGAATTTTTAATGAAGTATCGCCATCTTTGGCTGCGCTCTAAAAGACAGCATGCAATAATTCTAATTCGCGCCCGACTGATTCGGGCGATCCGAGATTTCTTTGATAATCAGGGGTTTATCTTGGTTGATACACCAATTCTTACGCCAGCGGCTGTCGAAGGCACCACAACTCTTTTCGAGGTTGATTACTTTGGTATGAAGACCTATCTAACGCAGTCCGGACAACTTTATAATGAACCGAATGCTGCGGCCTTTAATAAGGTTTATTGTTTTGGGCCGACCTTTCGCGCGGAGAAATCTAAAACTCGGCGGCACCTTACCGAGTTTTGGATGGTGGAACCTGAGGTTGCGTTTGCCGATTTAGAGGATATTATGGAGCTGGCCGAAGACTTTGTCTGCTATATTGTGGAACGGGTGCTTTCTGAATGCACCGAGCAATTTAAGGTATTAGAACGCGATATCAGTAAACTGGAGGCAATAAAGAAACCTTTTCCGCGTCTTACCTATACGGAAGCTGTAGAGAAACTTAACCAGCACGGAAATCCTACCCAGTGGGGCGATGATTTTGGAGGCGACGAAGAGACGATTCTTTCTTGCCTTTATGACCGACCATTAATGATTACCCATTACCCAGCGCAATGCAAGGCTTTTTACATGAAACGTGACCCAAATGACGAGAAATTGGCCTTAGGTGTTGATGTATTGGCCCCTGAGGGCTATGGGGAAATTATTGGCGGTGGTCAACGCGAGGACGACTTAAAGACTTTAGAAAAACGGATTGAAGAATATAATCTACCTAAGGAAGCGTTTGAATGGTATTTAGATACCCGAAGATATGGAACCTTTCCACATTCGGGATTCGGACTAGGCGTCGAACGGACCTTAGCTTGGCTTTGTGGGCTTAGTCATGTTCGGGAAACAATTCCTTATCCGCGGATGTTGGAAAAAATTTATCCGTAA
- a CDS encoding PD-(D/E)XK nuclease family protein encodes MKGTVYLVPFGTQRTTDFLFREAIKDISGKDFSEIIYIGPTIQKIRDAQVSFNKLVGLKAYIPPRFYTIKQYVLDVFNQYHSAVKVLPDFFKPLLITQLARKVLQRNAQEQTPSLGYGKIMAKFIRELKQYLPDKTGDDLVDIVKNLITKRRITGIDEREERLTQALKIYQKYNQKLKKMKWVDTEDIFQYAIGFIRNNVTIKTLILDGFFYDLTTLEEQVVAALINKAQKVFALSFYDSRNPDAYALPQEFLVFLRKLNLLEEKTCATGTFSELPEIRQDLPYYVCPSIEEEVEFIAREIKSRAIKNEIDLNKTIVTFSRLDEYENLVRRIFKKYGIPYSISVGKSLSSTQPVIALMELLNMVINDYPRLSVVSCITSPYFRRFSPKLKESINYFSKKAGIFKGFKYWKNLFVSNRKSPKNDPQRTGNSQELNELRQEFADFLKLVSKFSDFAQQKRRLKDFAHNFKKLITQFQWCVGFEDDETIVEIRAMVYDLLGRLEQFENEFGSYLVSITEFQKVLKYYFDQTELLPSPDRYGVLVLPFMDTRGLDCDYLFFGGLSEDKFPGTTYFDPIVPEWFKEELNLPSLKKHLMRTKFHFFRLINTARKQTILTYHNAKEDKLLLPSPFLGDNCQQMPVSDAIFSYEDYQRYLGEQEFYRTGKNLLLETMSSLPNFDADPEALGLVKNRFKNNKEELSFQVTELEKYAICNYQFYLERVLGLELLKEPEYRPDATFWGVIVHEIFCRLYKKGAPSLDELPGKLNKALEATLKDNKIGGLRADIIKKIITDCQNDFLNREQELRDRGFWPYRVEKELSCSLDLDKEEELSCILGKNLIISGKIDRIDVAYNKQCYIFDYKTGQIDNYTLDKIKKGETLQLPLYAFLVKKCLKLDVTNAGIYTLPDCKINWLIKNGSLEEYISAALQTATQLIGEIIQGRFTKTSEKRCYYCQFRFLCPILLGGKKSPKNEEINEKETKQMKDRQNENDQE; translated from the coding sequence ATGAAAGGTACAGTGTATTTAGTGCCGTTTGGCACCCAACGTACTACAGATTTCCTTTTTCGAGAAGCAATTAAGGACATCTCGGGAAAAGATTTTTCTGAGATTATTTATATTGGTCCAACAATTCAAAAGATTCGGGACGCCCAGGTTAGTTTTAATAAACTTGTGGGCTTAAAAGCCTATATTCCACCGCGATTTTATACGATTAAACAATATGTGTTAGATGTATTCAACCAGTATCATTCAGCAGTTAAGGTTTTACCCGATTTTTTTAAACCGCTTTTGATTACCCAATTAGCCAGGAAAGTTTTGCAGAGGAACGCCCAGGAGCAAACGCCATCATTGGGCTATGGTAAAATTATGGCGAAATTTATTCGAGAACTAAAACAATATTTGCCAGATAAAACCGGTGACGACTTGGTTGATATCGTAAAAAATCTTATTACTAAAAGACGCATCACTGGAATTGACGAACGGGAAGAACGACTTACCCAGGCGCTTAAAATATATCAGAAGTATAACCAGAAACTTAAAAAGATGAAATGGGTTGACACTGAAGATATTTTTCAATATGCAATTGGTTTCATTCGGAATAATGTTACTATAAAAACATTAATTTTAGACGGGTTTTTTTATGACTTAACAACTCTAGAAGAACAAGTTGTTGCTGCATTGATTAATAAGGCCCAAAAGGTATTCGCACTTTCTTTTTATGACTCCCGTAATCCCGATGCTTATGCTTTGCCTCAAGAGTTTTTAGTTTTTTTGCGAAAACTAAATCTTTTAGAAGAAAAGACCTGTGCGACTGGGACATTTTCTGAATTGCCCGAGATTCGTCAAGATCTGCCGTATTATGTATGCCCATCAATTGAGGAAGAAGTAGAGTTTATTGCCCGGGAGATTAAAAGTCGGGCGATAAAGAACGAAATTGATTTAAATAAAACAATAGTTACATTTAGTCGTCTTGATGAATATGAAAATCTTGTTCGACGAATTTTTAAGAAATATGGTATTCCATATTCGATTAGTGTTGGAAAAAGTTTATCGAGCACCCAACCAGTAATTGCTTTAATGGAACTGCTCAATATGGTTATTAATGATTACCCCAGACTTTCGGTGGTGAGTTGTATTACATCACCTTATTTTCGGCGATTTTCCCCAAAACTAAAAGAATCAATCAATTATTTTTCTAAAAAAGCGGGTATTTTTAAAGGATTTAAATATTGGAAAAATCTTTTCGTAAGTAATCGAAAGTCTCCTAAAAATGATCCTCAAAGAACCGGCAATTCTCAAGAATTAAATGAACTTCGTCAAGAATTCGCGGATTTTTTAAAACTAGTAAGCAAATTTAGCGATTTTGCTCAACAAAAACGACGCTTAAAAGATTTTGCTCATAATTTCAAGAAACTTATTACTCAATTTCAATGGTGCGTTGGTTTCGAAGACGATGAGACCATCGTTGAAATCCGTGCCATGGTGTATGACCTATTAGGCCGCCTAGAACAATTTGAGAACGAATTCGGTTCATACCTGGTAAGTATTACTGAATTTCAGAAAGTACTTAAATATTACTTTGACCAGACAGAACTTTTACCGTCACCGGACCGATACGGTGTTTTAGTATTACCCTTTATGGACACCCGGGGATTAGATTGTGATTATCTTTTCTTTGGGGGTTTAAGCGAAGATAAATTTCCCGGCACTACTTATTTTGACCCAATTGTTCCCGAATGGTTTAAAGAAGAATTAAATTTACCATCACTAAAAAAACATTTAATGCGTACCAAATTTCATTTTTTTCGTTTAATTAATACCGCACGAAAGCAAACCATTCTTACTTACCATAATGCCAAAGAAGATAAATTGCTTTTGCCCTCTCCGTTTCTTGGTGATAACTGTCAACAAATGCCAGTATCTGATGCAATTTTTTCCTACGAAGATTATCAAAGATATCTTGGTGAACAAGAATTTTATCGAACTGGCAAAAATTTGTTATTAGAAACAATGTCCTCGCTACCCAATTTTGATGCCGACCCCGAGGCCTTAGGGCTTGTTAAAAATCGTTTTAAAAACAATAAAGAAGAACTGTCGTTTCAAGTTACCGAATTAGAAAAATATGCCATCTGTAATTATCAATTTTATCTCGAACGAGTATTAGGGCTAGAACTATTAAAGGAACCCGAATATCGACCGGATGCAACATTCTGGGGTGTAATTGTTCACGAGATTTTTTGTCGACTTTATAAAAAGGGTGCTCCGTCACTTGATGAATTACCAGGCAAATTAAATAAAGCTCTTGAGGCGACACTAAAGGATAATAAAATTGGTGGTCTGCGGGCTGATATAATTAAAAAAATTATAACCGATTGCCAAAACGATTTTCTAAACAGGGAACAGGAACTAAGAGACCGAGGATTTTGGCCATACAGAGTTGAAAAAGAACTAAGTTGCAGTTTGGATTTGGATAAAGAAGAAGAACTAAGTTGTATTTTAGGTAAAAATCTTATAATTTCTGGAAAAATTGACCGAATCGATGTGGCTTATAACAAGCAATGCTATATATTTGATTATAAAACTGGCCAAATCGACAATTATACACTTGATAAAATCAAAAAGGGTGAAACCCTACAACTACCGCTTTATGCATTTTTGGTAAAAAAATGTTTAAAACTCGATGTTACCAATGCAGGAATTTACACTCTTCCCGATTGTAAGATAAATTGGCTTATTAAGAATGGTTCATTAGAGGAATATATCAGCGCAGCGCTTCAGACCGCGACACAGCTTATAGGTGAAATAATCCAAGGACGTTTTACTAAAACCTCAGAAAAAAGATGTTATTATTGCCAATTTAGATTTCTCTGTCCAATTTTGCTTGGCGGTAAAAAGTCCCCCAAAAATGAGGAAATAAATGAAAAAGAAACAAAACAAATGAAAGATAGACAAAACGAAAATGATCAAGAGTAA
- a CDS encoding SoxR reducing system RseC family protein, which translates to MIEKGKVIKVSEGKITVAIMTTSDCAHCSKTHICNLFGENKRIIELYKTIPVREGNEVVIEISHKYQLLSIFLIFCVPVILFVIGVVWGAILQNELFSLIFGGVGFILGFTIVKLINNYLSKINSKIAKIIKVLS; encoded by the coding sequence ATGATAGAAAAAGGTAAAGTAATTAAAGTGTCCGAGGGAAAAATTACGGTAGCTATAATGACTACTAGTGACTGTGCTCACTGTAGTAAAACTCATATCTGTAACTTGTTTGGAGAAAATAAGAGAATAATCGAATTATACAAAACAATACCTGTTCGAGAGGGGAATGAGGTAGTTATTGAAATCTCGCACAAATATCAGTTGCTTTCAATATTTTTGATTTTTTGTGTACCGGTAATTTTATTTGTTATTGGTGTAGTATGGGGAGCTATATTGCAAAACGAGTTGTTCTCATTGATTTTTGGGGGTGTAGGGTTTATATTAGGGTTCACGATAGTTAAACTTATTAATAATTATCTTTCTAAAATTAACAGTAAAATAGCAAAAATTATCAAAGTTTTAAGTTAA
- a CDS encoding AMP-binding protein translates to MELIRKTIGDILQENAKKYPNHEAIVYVDDNLRYNWQELLELTDRTAKALLACGIKRQDHVAIWGTNKLEWLLTQLATARIGAALVTVNPEWKSSEVEYALKQSDTKMLVMIEGFEKKSGEKLHRYNYIEILREACPELEQATGLNLKLHRFPELKKIILINKTPNVPRWALSWSEFLGLAQNVPDEVFKTACSVVSPDDVCLIQYTSGTTGFPKGAMLTHYNVVNNARAGAENLELTPQDRVCIPVPYYHCFGTVLGNLLCITTGATMVVPAEHFNARKTLIAVEKERCTALHGVPSMFINELNDPDFAKFNLSSLRTGIMAGAPCPIELMKDVVNKMGAKKITIVYGLTEASPITHQTRPDDSIERRVSTVGRPIDHVEAKIVDPITERELGVGEVGEIWVRGYNVMKGYYKKPEETSKVITKDGWLRTGDLGTRDAEGYYKIVGRYKDMVIVGGHNVYPVEVEEALRTIFADEIMDVHCVGVPHKVLQEVVAAVIKLKPNKTLTLEEIKARCEGKMEWPKIPRYVKFVDNFSMAMTVTGKIQKFKLREMLIKELGLEELAKIKTA, encoded by the coding sequence ATGGAGTTAATTAGAAAAACCATCGGTGATATTTTACAAGAGAATGCTAAAAAATATCCTAATCATGAAGCAATTGTTTATGTTGATGATAATCTCCGCTACAACTGGCAAGAACTCTTAGAACTAACAGACAGGACCGCAAAAGCACTATTGGCTTGCGGCATTAAGCGTCAGGACCATGTAGCGATCTGGGGCACGAATAAATTAGAATGGCTCTTAACGCAATTAGCTACCGCTCGGATTGGTGCTGCCTTGGTCACCGTAAATCCGGAGTGGAAGTCTTCAGAGGTTGAGTATGCCCTAAAACAATCAGATACCAAGATGCTCGTAATGATTGAAGGATTTGAGAAAAAGAGTGGCGAGAAACTGCATCGGTATAATTACATCGAGATTTTAAGGGAGGCTTGTCCCGAATTAGAACAGGCTACAGGACTAAATCTAAAACTCCATCGTTTTCCCGAGCTCAAAAAGATTATCCTGATTAATAAAACTCCAAATGTCCCAAGGTGGGCACTTAGTTGGTCAGAGTTTCTAGGGCTAGCTCAAAATGTCCCCGATGAGGTATTTAAGACGGCTTGCTCTGTGGTTAGCCCGGATGATGTTTGTCTGATTCAGTATACCTCTGGCACCACCGGTTTTCCTAAGGGTGCCATGCTGACCCATTATAATGTGGTTAATAATGCTCGAGCTGGGGCTGAGAATTTAGAGCTGACTCCGCAGGATCGGGTATGTATACCGGTACCTTATTATCACTGTTTTGGCACAGTTTTAGGCAATCTCTTGTGTATCACAACCGGTGCTACAATGGTCGTCCCGGCAGAACATTTTAATGCCCGAAAGACCTTAATTGCAGTTGAGAAAGAACGCTGCACCGCATTGCATGGTGTGCCTTCAATGTTTATTAATGAACTTAATGACCCGGATTTTGCAAAATTTAATCTCTCTAGCCTTCGAACCGGAATTATGGCTGGTGCACCCTGCCCAATTGAACTTATGAAAGATGTGGTTAATAAAATGGGAGCTAAAAAGATTACCATTGTCTATGGTCTGACCGAAGCCAGCCCCATAACCCATCAAACTCGCCCTGATGACAGCATTGAACGCCGAGTAAGCACAGTAGGCCGACCCATAGACCATGTTGAGGCCAAAATCGTTGATCCGATAACTGAAAGGGAACTTGGAGTCGGTGAGGTAGGCGAAATCTGGGTCCGGGGTTATAATGTCATGAAAGGCTATTATAAAAAACCTGAAGAAACCAGTAAGGTAATTACCAAAGACGGTTGGCTTAGAACCGGTGACTTAGGAACCAGAGATGCTGAGGGTTATTATAAGATCGTAGGGCGCTACAAAGACATGGTAATTGTCGGTGGCCATAATGTCTATCCGGTCGAAGTTGAAGAGGCTCTTCGGACTATTTTTGCCGATGAGATTATGGATGTGCATTGTGTTGGTGTGCCTCATAAAGTGCTTCAAGAAGTCGTGGCTGCCGTGATTAAACTTAAACCGAATAAAACCTTAACCCTAGAAGAAATTAAAGCCCGGTGCGAGGGTAAGATGGAATGGCCCAAAATCCCTCGATATGTGAAATTTGTCGATAACTTCTCGATGGCAATGACCGTAACCGGAAAAATCCAGAAGTTTAAACTACGCGAAATGTTAATTAAAGAACTGGGTCTTGAAGAATTAGCTAAAATTAAAACTGCCTAA